One genomic segment of Brevibacillus laterosporus LMG 15441 includes these proteins:
- a CDS encoding carbohydrate kinase: MDKEQQILHYIRLNPFISQQELANKMGISRSAVAGYIATMMKQGQIKGRAYILKEEASITCLGGANLDRKARSKQQVKLHSSNPVSISQSCGGVARNIAENLGRLGCVTSLITSVGNDKEGEWVLAETKQHGVDVSQSWMLSSEQTGTYTALLDVDGEMFVSLANMDIYEKVTTEMIAEKWAHIVASDIVLLDTNLPEDVLAYMIKRCHDENITLYIDPVSSAKAKKLPESLMGVTSILPNQEEAEILSGMKINNVEDVKTACQFIRKRGALNVIVTMGEQGIFVSSPEHEVLLPPYPVDVVDVTGAGDAFASGLLHGVLHGEELLDACRLGLAASALTLVTEQSVSPELQPEKLYQFVKENAQ; this comes from the coding sequence ATGGATAAAGAACAACAAATCTTGCACTATATCCGTTTGAATCCCTTCATCAGTCAACAAGAATTAGCCAATAAAATGGGAATTTCCCGCTCAGCCGTAGCAGGGTATATTGCCACTATGATGAAACAAGGCCAAATCAAAGGAAGAGCCTACATTTTAAAAGAAGAAGCTTCCATCACTTGCCTTGGGGGAGCCAATCTGGATCGCAAAGCTCGCAGCAAACAACAAGTCAAACTGCACTCTTCCAATCCAGTTAGCATCTCTCAATCATGTGGAGGGGTAGCCCGAAACATTGCTGAAAATTTGGGACGCCTTGGTTGCGTTACCTCTCTTATTACTAGCGTAGGCAATGACAAAGAGGGTGAATGGGTTCTTGCAGAAACCAAACAGCATGGGGTAGATGTTAGTCAATCCTGGATGCTTTCCTCTGAACAAACGGGTACCTACACAGCGCTACTAGATGTAGATGGTGAAATGTTCGTTTCCCTAGCAAACATGGATATTTATGAAAAAGTAACAACTGAGATGATCGCAGAGAAATGGGCTCATATCGTCGCTTCCGACATTGTGCTTCTAGATACGAACCTCCCTGAGGACGTGTTGGCATACATGATCAAACGCTGTCACGATGAGAACATTACTTTGTATATTGATCCAGTCTCTTCAGCGAAAGCCAAAAAATTACCCGAATCTCTCATGGGCGTCACAAGTATTTTGCCTAACCAGGAAGAAGCTGAGATTCTTTCTGGCATGAAGATTAACAATGTAGAGGATGTAAAAACAGCTTGCCAGTTCATTCGCAAACGCGGCGCTCTCAATGTCATCGTAACCATGGGTGAACAAGGTATTTTTGTTTCTTCCCCTGAACACGAGGTTTTACTTCCACCATATCCAGTGGATGTTGTAGATGTCACCGGTGCTGGTGATGCCTTTGCCTCAGGTCTGTTGCATGGTGTTCTACACGGTGAAGAGCTTTTAGACGCTTGTCGGTTAGGCCTTGCTGCATCAGCTCTGACATTGGTCACAGAACAATCTGTCTCTCCCGAATTACAGCCGGAAAAACTATATCAGTTCGTAAAGGAGAATGCACAATGA
- a CDS encoding YfcC family protein yields the protein MNARFFKMKRGSKHPRELNVFVLLLGILLLATVLTYIVPAGEYARVEVDGRNVINPASFHFLPSEPVHPFDTLISIHKGMVETADIIFFVLIVGGTYGIITYSGAMEALVVVMARKLGNQEKWLVPLMMLFFGVCGSLMAMAEETLPYLALLIPVALALGFDVITGAAIVLVGAQIGFSTALINPFTIGVAQKIAELPLFSGMSFRIGLFVVLYIVSVTFVYRYAMKVKRDPSKGFFVENSFGKEMNHSHFATSTLQAAKNQKGEDPKIFLLKHKLVLLSFMLTLGTIAFGVIKQGWFISEIATIFLCLALVSGLICRMSGNEFVTCFMRGAADLLEGALIIGMARAILLVLTEGQVMDTILFYSAQAIQQVPSSLTATGMFILQCLLNVIVPSGSGQAALTMPIMTPLADLVGITRQTAVLAFQLGDGFTNIVTPTSGYFMAGLALAKIPWIRWFKWIMPLIGLQIVVGGIAIIVAQFIGYGPY from the coding sequence ATGAATGCACGATTTTTCAAGATGAAAAGAGGAAGCAAGCATCCTAGAGAATTAAACGTCTTCGTCTTGTTGCTAGGCATTTTATTATTAGCAACTGTACTTACGTATATAGTACCTGCTGGAGAATATGCCCGCGTTGAAGTTGATGGGCGCAACGTGATCAATCCCGCTAGCTTTCACTTTCTGCCATCTGAGCCTGTCCATCCATTTGATACACTGATTAGTATTCATAAAGGGATGGTAGAGACTGCCGACATTATATTCTTTGTCCTTATAGTCGGAGGAACATATGGAATTATTACATATTCTGGCGCAATGGAAGCTTTGGTAGTAGTCATGGCACGTAAATTGGGGAATCAGGAAAAGTGGCTCGTTCCACTGATGATGCTATTCTTTGGCGTCTGCGGTTCTTTAATGGCGATGGCTGAGGAGACCCTGCCCTATCTAGCATTGCTTATTCCGGTGGCTTTGGCATTAGGCTTTGATGTCATTACAGGCGCCGCGATTGTACTAGTAGGGGCCCAAATCGGTTTTAGTACCGCTCTTATTAATCCTTTTACTATAGGTGTTGCTCAAAAGATAGCAGAGCTTCCACTGTTCTCTGGCATGAGCTTTCGAATTGGGCTATTCGTGGTTCTATACATCGTTAGTGTTACCTTTGTATATCGTTATGCGATGAAAGTGAAGAGAGATCCGTCTAAAGGCTTCTTTGTGGAGAATAGCTTTGGTAAAGAGATGAATCATAGTCATTTTGCGACTTCTACTTTGCAGGCTGCAAAAAATCAAAAGGGTGAGGACCCTAAAATATTTCTCTTGAAGCACAAGCTTGTTCTGCTTAGCTTTATGCTGACATTAGGTACAATTGCCTTTGGTGTCATCAAGCAAGGGTGGTTTATTTCGGAGATTGCCACCATCTTTTTATGTTTAGCGTTGGTATCTGGTTTGATTTGTCGTATGAGTGGAAATGAATTTGTTACTTGCTTTATGAGAGGAGCAGCAGATTTATTAGAAGGGGCACTAATCATTGGGATGGCCCGGGCGATCTTGCTGGTTCTGACAGAGGGGCAGGTAATGGATACGATTTTGTTCTATTCAGCTCAAGCGATTCAGCAAGTACCCTCCTCTTTAACAGCTACGGGCATGTTTATTCTGCAATGCTTGTTAAACGTGATTGTCCCGTCGGGGAGTGGGCAAGCGGCACTAACAATGCCCATTATGACTCCTTTAGCTGACTTGGTGGGTATCACTCGTCAGACCGCCGTATTAGCCTTTCAATTGGGAGACGGCTTTACTAATATTGTGACGCCTACCTCTGGATATTTTATGGCTGGACTAGCCTTAGCCAAAATTCCATGGATTCGCTGGTTTAAATGGATTATGCCTCTAATTGGCTTGCAGATAGTCGTTGGGGGAATCGCTATCATTGTTGCACAGTTCATTGGATATGGTCCTTACTAA
- a CDS encoding DeoR/GlpR family DNA-binding transcription regulator codes for MSLVGEERKELILELLQQEGKVKTTELVEKLQVSSESVRRYLEELEQEQRLRRVYGGAVKVSGDIELLSYKDDSEVCYSSVKDIAQVAANLVQHGESVALDDGIISLYMLPYLLEKQDVTIITCSVRLLQAFFLQEKKDEFTGDIYFLGGKVHQKHARVCGLMTEKMMEYFHADKAFLCVDGLSLQKGMSHHDAERAFLVRKFMENSKECIVLCDQDKLELQTFYKIADIKDIQTVICDSEIPEEWADKYQEWQVQWVNASRV; via the coding sequence GTGTCATTAGTGGGAGAGGAAAGAAAGGAGCTCATCTTAGAACTACTACAACAAGAAGGAAAAGTAAAAACAACTGAGCTAGTAGAAAAGCTACAAGTCTCTTCAGAATCCGTACGTCGGTATTTAGAAGAGCTAGAACAAGAGCAGAGGCTCAGGCGGGTGTATGGGGGAGCTGTCAAAGTAAGCGGAGACATCGAGCTACTTTCTTATAAAGACGACTCAGAAGTTTGTTATAGCAGCGTAAAAGATATTGCACAGGTAGCAGCAAATTTGGTGCAGCATGGTGAAAGTGTAGCTCTAGATGATGGGATCATTTCACTATATATGTTGCCCTACTTATTAGAAAAACAAGACGTGACGATCATTACTTGCTCTGTGCGATTACTGCAAGCCTTTTTTCTTCAGGAGAAAAAGGACGAATTTACAGGAGATATCTACTTTTTAGGTGGAAAGGTCCATCAAAAGCATGCACGTGTATGCGGCTTGATGACAGAAAAAATGATGGAATATTTCCATGCAGATAAAGCTTTCCTGTGTGTAGATGGATTATCCTTACAAAAAGGAATGAGCCATCATGATGCCGAACGAGCTTTTTTGGTTCGCAAATTTATGGAGAATTCAAAGGAATGCATTGTGCTGTGTGATCAGGATAAATTAGAATTACAGACTTTTTATAAGATTGCAGATATAAAAGACATTCAGACAGTTATTTGTGATAGCGAAATACCTGAGGAATGGGCAGATAAATATCAAGAATGGCAGGTTCAATGGGTAAATGCTTCTAGGGTGTAA
- a CDS encoding pseudouridine-5'-phosphate glycosidase, which yields MKNYLTFTEEVAHALENKLPIVALETTIISHGMPYPQNMEMAKKVEQIIRDNGAVPATIGIMDGKIKIGLTDQELEEFATNKSVEKVSRRDFPYILASGKIGATTVAGTMIAAELAGIEMFATGGIGGVHREGEVTWDVSADLTELANTSVAVVCAGCKSILDIGRTLEYLETQGVPVVGYKTDEFPSFYSRKSGYGVDFTLDTPDTVASVMDTKWKLGMQGGMVISNPVPEESALPYDQIEAAIQQALAEAKENNIAGKKVTPFLLSKVKELTAGKSLETNIALVYHNAEVAAKIAVEYKKKQKK from the coding sequence ATGAAAAACTACTTAACTTTTACTGAAGAGGTTGCACATGCTCTAGAAAATAAATTACCGATCGTCGCTTTAGAAACAACCATTATCTCTCATGGCATGCCGTATCCGCAGAACATGGAGATGGCGAAAAAGGTTGAGCAAATCATTCGCGATAACGGTGCTGTGCCAGCTACGATTGGTATCATGGATGGTAAAATTAAAATTGGTCTTACTGATCAAGAACTAGAAGAATTCGCTACTAACAAATCCGTCGAGAAAGTAAGCCGCCGTGATTTCCCTTATATCCTTGCATCAGGTAAAATTGGAGCGACCACTGTTGCCGGCACGATGATTGCTGCTGAACTAGCTGGAATTGAAATGTTTGCTACAGGTGGTATTGGTGGGGTTCACCGCGAAGGAGAGGTTACGTGGGACGTATCTGCTGACCTAACGGAATTGGCGAATACTAGCGTAGCTGTAGTATGCGCAGGTTGCAAATCAATCCTTGATATCGGACGTACATTAGAATACTTAGAAACCCAAGGGGTACCAGTTGTTGGTTACAAAACAGACGAATTCCCTTCCTTCTACTCCCGTAAGAGCGGCTACGGCGTTGACTTTACATTGGACACGCCTGATACAGTAGCTTCCGTGATGGATACAAAATGGAAGCTAGGTATGCAGGGCGGAATGGTCATCTCCAACCCTGTACCAGAAGAATCTGCTCTTCCATACGATCAGATTGAAGCAGCGATCCAACAAGCACTTGCTGAAGCGAAGGAAAATAATATCGCTGGCAAAAAAGTAACACCATTCCTACTTTCAAAAGTAAAAGAACTAACTGCTGGCAAAAGCTTAGAAACGAACATCGCACTTGTATACCACAACGCAGAGGTAGCAGCTAAGATTGCCGTTGAATACAAAAAGAAACAAAAGAAATAA
- a CDS encoding Cof-type HAD-IIB family hydrolase, giving the protein MERKIVFFDVDGTLLTEDKQLLTSTRDAVRRLRENGIYTAIASGRMPKQLEDICRELDIHSYVSINGQYVVFEGEEIYSNPIAIEQLTDLTDLANKHGHVLTYVNHEMLCANHLNDPLLDVIYGELQLAKPSLDPDFYKQNPIYQSIIFCAPELAKEYMERFPQFGFIHWHDYALDIIPLGSSKAVGIQKMLEHGHFSLEHTYAFGDGLNDLEMLETVGHGVAMGNAVLEAKQKARYVTASCNEDGIAKGLSMLGLLD; this is encoded by the coding sequence GTGGAGAGAAAAATCGTGTTTTTTGATGTAGACGGAACCTTACTTACTGAAGATAAGCAATTACTGACAAGCACTCGCGATGCGGTACGTCGATTGCGTGAAAATGGAATCTATACTGCTATCGCTTCTGGTCGTATGCCTAAGCAATTAGAAGACATATGTAGAGAATTAGACATTCATTCTTATGTTTCCATAAATGGTCAATATGTTGTATTTGAAGGCGAAGAAATCTATAGTAATCCAATAGCGATAGAGCAGCTAACAGATTTAACTGATCTTGCCAACAAACACGGTCATGTCCTTACTTATGTAAATCATGAAATGCTATGCGCCAACCATCTTAACGATCCTCTTTTGGACGTAATTTATGGTGAACTACAATTGGCTAAGCCTTCTCTTGACCCAGACTTTTACAAGCAAAATCCAATTTATCAAAGCATTATCTTCTGCGCACCTGAGCTTGCTAAGGAGTATATGGAACGCTTCCCTCAATTTGGCTTTATTCATTGGCATGATTATGCCTTAGATATTATTCCATTGGGCAGCTCCAAAGCAGTCGGCATCCAAAAAATGCTGGAACACGGTCATTTTTCCCTTGAGCACACCTATGCCTTTGGTGATGGCTTAAACGATCTAGAAATGCTGGAAACCGTTGGACATGGTGTAGCCATGGGCAATGCCGTTTTGGAAGCAAAACAAAAAGCTCGTTATGTAACAGCAAGCTGCAATGAGGATGGGATTGCCAAAGGTCTCTCTATGTTAGGATTACTAGACTAA